Proteins from a genomic interval of Clostridium sp. M62/1:
- a CDS encoding TniQ family protein translates to MLSYCEKPYEGELLYGFALRMYRHNEEPESFRRFAFRNFGIGYGTGRGTKIPYDYVTDAERAAAENIRLRSFPDIRRLVFEMLPTGTILPFMRFSHQARYMEAVLHGAHNFIRPVRTTRSLPYLKLCPDCMREDIKRYGEAYYHAEHHIPGMKICPKHLCPLKMVRTERAADLWEQADVFRTDGEEAVEEMRTEILRSGFLAGLYREPAYTDFTEIIRSVQNKIQKEGLAVSEAYERIRERYGMQCAFNGMDRFELFLQRQVKDGECLLQAAETYLTVREMGADTAGQERALRTELQGRFELLSDFGVIVKLKCGCGREFYTHPYALLMGLGCPSCDEKLSPEELANRMLSRLGDGKYHTDYVPEKIKACRVIHDTCGAYRDDFYDIVFGEKRCKCEVVLSLDEYQDLIDKKRREFLAESFVEDPSGRKIRIRHKKCGGVFDVKPVYFLPNLTCRICSPRYVPSLSVDQAMEALTGKEYIRISPYGGYRDKMLVRHASCGTWFAITPDGFREGYRCPLCTPVNWPREYVEQAVRDCTDGLYNVEEIQRDRVTVRCADGTVFHKSRSFIIQELIRPTPSAVFRFRSSRPETLINDRFAVFDRARETCEREGHWIAEDLPGISHGARRSICRWLNDNGYLKRVEKGVYALGERAYPPENNKK, encoded by the coding sequence ATGCTGTCTTATTGTGAAAAGCCATATGAAGGGGAACTGCTTTACGGGTTTGCGCTGCGCATGTACCGGCATAATGAGGAACCGGAATCTTTTCGGCGGTTTGCTTTCCGCAACTTTGGCATCGGGTACGGCACGGGAAGGGGCACCAAAATCCCATACGATTATGTCACGGACGCGGAACGGGCAGCGGCCGAAAACATAAGGCTCCGTTCCTTTCCGGATATACGCCGTCTGGTGTTTGAAATGCTGCCGACGGGGACCATCCTTCCGTTCATGCGTTTTTCCCATCAGGCCAGGTATATGGAAGCCGTCCTGCACGGCGCCCATAATTTCATCCGGCCCGTGAGGACGACAAGAAGCCTTCCCTATCTCAAGCTCTGTCCGGACTGCATGAGGGAGGATATAAAACGGTATGGGGAAGCTTATTACCATGCGGAACACCATATACCCGGAATGAAGATCTGCCCGAAACATTTATGTCCCCTGAAAATGGTTCGCACGGAGAGGGCGGCGGATTTATGGGAACAGGCAGATGTTTTCCGCACCGACGGGGAGGAGGCCGTGGAGGAGATGAGGACGGAAATTCTCCGCAGCGGATTCCTGGCGGGGCTTTACCGGGAACCGGCCTATACCGATTTCACGGAGATTATCCGAAGCGTCCAGAATAAAATCCAAAAAGAAGGCCTTGCGGTGTCGGAGGCATATGAACGGATCAGGGAACGGTACGGCATGCAGTGTGCTTTTAACGGCATGGATCGGTTTGAATTGTTTCTCCAGAGGCAGGTAAAGGATGGGGAGTGTCTGCTCCAGGCCGCCGAAACATATCTTACGGTCCGGGAAATGGGCGCGGACACTGCGGGACAGGAGCGGGCGCTGCGGACGGAGCTGCAGGGGAGATTTGAACTCCTTTCCGATTTTGGGGTGATCGTAAAGCTGAAATGCGGCTGCGGCCGTGAATTTTACACGCATCCCTACGCTTTGCTCATGGGACTTGGCTGTCCGAGCTGCGATGAAAAGCTGTCTCCGGAAGAACTTGCCAACCGTATGCTCTCCAGACTGGGAGACGGAAAATACCATACGGATTATGTCCCCGAAAAGATCAAGGCGTGCAGGGTTATCCATGATACCTGCGGAGCTTACAGGGATGATTTTTATGACATCGTGTTTGGGGAGAAACGCTGCAAATGTGAAGTGGTGCTCAGTCTGGACGAATATCAGGACCTGATTGATAAGAAACGCCGGGAGTTTTTGGCGGAATCCTTCGTGGAAGATCCTTCCGGGAGAAAGATACGGATCAGGCATAAAAAATGCGGCGGGGTTTTTGACGTAAAGCCGGTGTACTTCCTTCCCAATCTCACCTGCCGTATCTGCAGCCCGCGATACGTGCCGTCCTTATCCGTTGACCAGGCCATGGAGGCGCTTACCGGGAAGGAGTACATCAGGATATCGCCCTACGGGGGATACCGGGACAAGATGCTGGTACGCCATGCGTCCTGCGGCACCTGGTTTGCGATAACGCCGGACGGTTTCCGGGAGGGATACCGCTGTCCGCTCTGTACTCCGGTGAATTGGCCGAGGGAATATGTGGAGCAGGCGGTACGTGACTGCACGGACGGCCTGTACAATGTGGAGGAAATCCAAAGAGACCGGGTAACGGTCCGGTGTGCGGACGGTACCGTATTCCATAAATCCAGAAGCTTTATTATCCAGGAATTGATCCGGCCCACACCGTCCGCCGTATTCCGCTTTCGGTCATCCAGGCCGGAAACGCTGATCAACGACCGGTTTGCGGTGTTTGACCGGGCCAGGGAGACATGTGAAAGGGAAGGGCACTGGATCGCGGAGGATCTTCCCGGAATCAGTCATGGAGCAAGAAGGAGTATCTGCCGGTGGCTCAATGACAACGGTTATCTGAAAAGAGTGGAAAAGGGGGTATATGCCCTGGGAGAAAGGGCGTATCCCCCGGAGAACAATAAAAAGTAA
- a CDS encoding ATP-binding protein produces MKKIRNFNLSYVSRDAAQYDARLLDENDVVAARYRMYDGYENNPNICALPEEEDMQGLYRSHAVPLPGYDSRLVPQMGTEERQRILFGIKDVRLPLPFHASVESTLHNCLIRSYANREYRLAETGKTAEIVLDGHTVSTAMCSRRNDLMSTPPAFSVIGTAGSGKTSAIRLTLRKFPKVIIHELDEVSYIQIPIVLLTAPANSNLKALFIQFGQQMDDLLGQDSYYSEMFSKQTSNVGRASNMMTQIIKKFSIGMIIIDEIQQMDFKANSAKSFENFLAITSNSGVALCCIGTPDAMDKIAGDLRIYRRIAGITVKADEYCMEREYVKQLVSVLWQYQFTEIPVPFSDGTAELIADLSGGSIDAITTICFTIQRHAILRNCPEKMDCEYLRGLLTTRELEKMGAMIRVSRDKNLKGRLDYRTSIRGEGENSEYQKKEAELKGMLNAKSYGRVADMAAVRSSIMNVFDIYSEAMISAAYEEAEKEEGFAELPVSDKTKAVMGVLKKMRIPGRKKRAGKKEEKSPGPVLSDEELMEDMKKAAGGI; encoded by the coding sequence ATGAAGAAAATCCGGAATTTTAATCTTTCGTATGTTTCGCGTGACGCCGCTCAGTATGATGCAAGGCTCCTGGATGAAAACGATGTTGTGGCGGCACGGTACCGCATGTATGATGGGTATGAAAATAATCCCAATATATGCGCTCTTCCGGAAGAAGAGGATATGCAGGGACTGTACAGAAGCCATGCCGTTCCCCTTCCGGGATATGACAGCCGACTGGTTCCCCAAATGGGGACGGAAGAAAGGCAGAGGATCCTGTTTGGGATCAAGGATGTGAGGCTTCCCCTCCCGTTTCATGCAAGTGTTGAGTCCACGCTCCATAACTGCCTGATCCGCAGCTATGCCAACCGTGAATACAGGCTTGCGGAGACCGGGAAGACTGCAGAGATCGTCCTGGACGGGCATACGGTATCGACGGCCATGTGCTCCCGCCGGAATGACCTGATGAGCACCCCTCCCGCCTTTTCCGTCATCGGGACGGCTGGCTCTGGAAAAACGTCGGCCATCCGGCTGACGCTGCGGAAGTTCCCGAAGGTTATCATTCATGAACTGGATGAGGTTTCCTATATCCAGATTCCAATCGTGCTTCTTACCGCTCCGGCTAACAGCAACCTGAAGGCGCTGTTCATACAGTTCGGCCAGCAGATGGATGACCTCCTGGGCCAGGATTCATATTACAGCGAAATGTTTTCGAAGCAGACAAGCAATGTCGGACGGGCAAGTAATATGATGACGCAGATCATAAAGAAATTTTCCATAGGCATGATTATCATTGACGAGATCCAGCAGATGGACTTCAAGGCAAATTCCGCAAAATCCTTTGAGAACTTTCTGGCCATAACCTCGAACAGCGGGGTTGCCCTGTGCTGTATCGGCACGCCGGACGCCATGGACAAGATCGCCGGGGATCTGAGAATATACCGGCGCATCGCGGGGATCACGGTAAAGGCGGATGAGTACTGCATGGAGAGGGAATATGTGAAGCAGCTGGTGTCCGTACTGTGGCAGTATCAGTTTACGGAGATTCCCGTTCCGTTCTCTGATGGAACGGCGGAGCTGATTGCGGATCTGTCCGGAGGCTCCATTGACGCGATCACCACCATCTGCTTTACCATCCAGAGACACGCCATACTCCGAAACTGCCCGGAAAAGATGGACTGCGAGTATCTGAGGGGGCTGCTTACCACCAGGGAACTGGAAAAGATGGGCGCCATGATCCGTGTGTCCAGGGACAAAAACCTGAAAGGACGTCTGGATTACCGCACTTCCATCCGGGGAGAGGGAGAAAACAGCGAATATCAAAAGAAGGAAGCGGAGTTAAAGGGCATGCTGAATGCAAAATCCTATGGCCGGGTTGCGGACATGGCGGCAGTTCGAAGCAGCATTATGAACGTATTTGACATTTACAGTGAGGCGATGATCAGCGCGGCATACGAAGAGGCGGAAAAAGAAGAGGGCTTTGCGGAGCTGCCGGTATCGGATAAAACAAAGGCCGTGATGGGTGTTTTGAAAAAAATGAGGATCCCAGGCCGGAAGAAGAGGGCCGGAAAGAAAGAGGAAAAGAGTCCCGGACCGGTCTTAAGCGATGAGGAACTGATGGAAGACATGAAGAAAGCGGCGGGAGGAATCTAA